A stretch of the Uranotaenia lowii strain MFRU-FL chromosome 3, ASM2978415v1, whole genome shotgun sequence genome encodes the following:
- the LOC129756010 gene encoding pyrimidine-specific ribonucleoside hydrolase RihA-like — protein sequence MWIVGLVLVSLAVGVPAACPSSRQTGSSGVRRVIIDLDAGGDDAWALTMLLMDEAKYNVCVQAITCTHGNTDVDNVAKNVARILDGLGRTDIPVYKGAQERLITPAPSREISQYFWGVDGFGDVHFAHTPSLAVIKSGHAVDRLNELFLKYPGEITILCVGPLTNLALLFKLYPDTKHNIAGIYILGGNRNGVGNTDLAAEFNFFGDPEAANIVVNNAPVVMNIFPWETILSLSEEFTTQWRFKEFVSTPNPAIQVLNQVEEVIYANLPGWTPCDMYLAAIFLNPKLIDSSVRYKADVELNGRLTRGMLAIQYHVQDEKLFNVNIIDTVDEDVLREMVINLNREPPKIAGQKSGKSRKLY from the exons ATGTGGATTGTTGGTTTGGTTTTGGTGTCGCTGGCAGTGGGAGTTCCGGCAGCATGTCCTTCGAGTAGGCAGACGGGATCCTCGGGGGTGCGTCGGGTCATCATCGATCTGGATGCCGGTGGAGACGATGCCTGGGCCCTGACGATGTTGCTGATGGACGAGGCCAAGTACAACGTGTGTGTTCAGGCGATTACTTGCACGCATGGGAACACCGATGTGGATAATGTGGCCAAGAATGTGGCCCGGATATTGGATGGTCTTGGCCGGACGGATATTCCGGTCTACAAGGGAGCCCAGGAACGTTTGATCACTCCGGCGCCGTCTAGGGAAATTTCTCAGTACTTCTGGGGAGTTGATGGATTTGGGGACGTTCATTTTGCTCACACTCCAAGTCTGGCCGTCATTAAATCAGGTCATGCCGTGGATAGATTGAACGAACTCTTCCTTAAG TACCCCGGTGAAATCACCATCCTCTGCGTGGGTCCACTGACAAATCTGGCTCTGCTCTTCAAACTGTACCCGGACACCAAGCACAACATTGCCGGAATCTACATTTTGGGAGGCAACCGGAATGGAGTCGGAAACACAGATCTTGCCGCCGAGTTTAACTTCTTCGGTGATCCGGAAGCGGCCAACATTGTCGTCAACAATGCCCCGGTCGTGATGAACATTTTCCCCTGGGAAACGATCCTATCGCTCTCGGAAGAGTTCACCACCCAGTGGCGATTCAAGGAGTTCGTAAGCACTCCCAATCCCGCCATCCAAGTGCTCAATCAGGTTGAAGAGGTGATCTACGCTAACCTCCCCGGATGGACCCCGTGTGATATGTACCTGGCAGCCATCTTCCTCAATCCAAAACTGATCGACTCCTCCGTTCGTTACAAGGCCGATGTGGAGCTGAATGGCCGCCTAACGCGAGGAATGCTGGCCATTCAGTACCACGTACAGGACGAGAAACTGTTCAACGTCAACATAATCGATACGGTCGATGAAGATGTGCTGCGGGAAATGGTTATCAATCTGAACCGGGAACCTCCGAAAATCGCCGGGCAGAAGTCCGGCAAATCTCGAAAATTATACTAG